Proteins from one Bacteriovorax sp. BAL6_X genomic window:
- a CDS encoding HNH endonuclease yields MNAIAMNGLSFGFYRELAMTLVWYIGSLSLMLSLFVFVIRPKFGLAQAEQAEFRTQMEIAKFIHTRKSQVAFGNEKNWKYLRKQVFRIQGTKCLKCGIEHDNMHIDHIKPKSIHPHLEFMIDNLQVLCPTCNREKSNKEENDYRKGHHLMALVNTIKENKLLRERYTYDFDKLTNLTKEKMQFELAA; encoded by the coding sequence ATGAATGCAATCGCGATGAATGGATTATCGTTTGGTTTCTATCGTGAATTGGCCATGACACTAGTATGGTATATTGGCTCACTCTCGTTGATGTTATCGCTATTTGTTTTTGTTATCAGACCAAAATTTGGTCTAGCGCAGGCCGAGCAAGCAGAATTTAGAACGCAGATGGAGATTGCCAAATTTATTCACACAAGAAAATCTCAAGTGGCATTTGGGAATGAGAAAAATTGGAAGTACTTACGCAAGCAAGTCTTTCGTATCCAAGGCACGAAGTGTCTTAAGTGTGGAATCGAGCACGACAATATGCATATTGATCATATTAAACCTAAATCGATTCACCCACACTTAGAGTTTATGATCGACAACCTTCAGGTTCTATGTCCAACTTGTAATCGTGAGAAGTCGAATAAAGAAGAAAACGACTATCGCAAAGGACACCATTTAATGGCATTAGTAAATACTATTAAAGAGAATAAGTTATTAAGAGAAAGGTATACTTATGATTTTGATAAACTAACGAACCTTACTAAAGAAAAAATGCAATTTGAATTAGCAGCATAA